In one window of Vanrija pseudolonga chromosome 5, complete sequence DNA:
- the xdhA_1 gene encoding putative D-xylulose reductase A translates to MSAFHHLNKTQPAQVTALNLPDNTSTVLIKKRQISVQPMAMPILQPDGVLVRVIATGICGSDMHNYLAGGVGGRPVTEPLVLGHESAGEVIAVGDMVTTHKVGDRVAVEPGLPCRRCTNCKAGRMNLCTDGHYCGSVGSVGSLSKFFAVPADMAPKIPDNVSWEVAGSIQPLAIGVMIGKRGDLRPHQTLAIMGCGPIGLITAAVAHAYSARKIIGFDINPKRVAFAQKYISPLTGRPIFDHVFLVDELPGTEEGAAANGNGHGGDHEDVRVGDIKYEHAQARAAEYLAAAGLAGADGVDRVVEASGAEDAGLLGIAIVKQGGTYLAVGLGHHTTNAFPTIAVTNKEVDVRGLTRYTSEAFPNAIDLLERGVVDLKQLITKTFPLSESTAAFEAVAGGEEIKVIIKNQEA, encoded by the exons ATGTCCGCCTTCCACCACCTCAACAAGACGCAGCCGGCGCAGGTCACGGCGCTCAACCTGCCCGACAACACGTCGACCGTGCTGATCAAGAAGCGCCAGATCAGCGTGCAGCCCATGGCGATGCCGATCCTGCAgcccgacggcgtgctcgtccgCGTCATCGCGACGGGCATCTGCGGCTCCGACATGCACAACTACCTCGCTGGCGGTGTCGGTGGGCGGCCCGTCACCGAGCCGCTCGTCCTGGGCCACgagtcggcgggcgaggtcatCGCCGTCGGAGATATGGTCACTACCCACAAGGTCGGAGACCGCGTTGCTG TCGAGCCCGGACTCCCCTGCCGCAGGTGCACCAACTGCAAGGCGGGTCGGATGAACCTCTGTACCGACGGGCACTACTGCGGCTCGGTGGGGTCGGTTGGCTCGCTGTCCAAGTTCTtcgccgtgccggccgacATGGCGCCCAAGATCCCGGACAACGTGAGCTGGGAGGTGGCGGGCAGCATCCAGCCGCTCGCTATCGGCGTCATGAtcggcaagcgcggcgacctGCGCCCGCACCAGACGCTCGCCATCATGGGCTGCGGCCCGATCGGGCTCATCACCGCTGCCGTCGCGCACGCGTACTCGGCGCGCAAGATCATCGGGTTCGACATCAACCCCAAGCGCGTGGCCTTTGCGCAGAAGTACATCAGCCCGCTTACCGGCCGGCCCATCTTCGACcacgtcttcctcgtcgacgagctgcccggcaccgaggagggcgccgCTGCTAACGGcaacggccacggcggcgaccaCGAGGACGTACGCGTCGGTGACATCAAGtacgagcacgcgcaggcccgcgccgcagagtaccttgctgctgctggcctcgCTGGTGCAGACGgtgtcgaccgcgtcgtcgaggccagcggtgccgaggacgcTGGCCTGCTCGGCATCGCGATCGTCAAGCAGGGCGGGACCT ACCTCGCTGTCGGCCTTGGTCACCACACGACCAACGCGTTCCCCACGATCGCCGTCACGAACAAGGAggtcgacgtgcgcggcCTCACGCGGTACACGTCCGAGGCGTTCCCCAACGCCAttgacctgctcgagcgcggtgTTGTCGACCTCAAGCAGCTGATTACCAAGACGTTCCCCCTCAGCGAGAGCACGGCGGCCTTCGAGGccgtggcgggcggcgaggagatcAAGGTCATCATCAAGAACCAGGAGGCATAG
- the VATC gene encoding V-type proton ATPase subunit C — translation MPSDLSYWLVSVPLHDGDPTAVLQEARKAVNNTVPVGGWEIPELKAGTLSSLINLSDSLPKTDQQFTTTVSKLLETLRSLVSEDATRVAQHARVNDRPAEEYVLPDPNGNGSWQWDKRRWGDGGKVADVIEALVQEMGTVETSQKQKSQQYQLAKGALTNLQRKQQGNLSTRSLLDVVKKEHLVENSEYLETLLVAVPKNNIKSWYEKYERLTPMVVPRSSQEVAKDGEFILVTVTLFRKVRDDFINKARENKFIVRDFKWDDQGLENQNKELAQLEKEEKELWTELLRLSRINFSEAYQLLAHLKTVRLFVESVLRYGLPADYSGFVVKPEPKTAVKTLKLLSAHYNYLGSAKSREAKNVSNDDNVGEWAGVMEQEYYDFVLFELPKIQF, via the exons ATGCCGTCCGACCTCTCGTACTGGCTCGTATCAGTGCCCCTCCACGACGGTGACCCGACCGCTGTCCTCCAGGAGGCCCGCAAGGCGGTTAACAACACCGTCCCTGTCGGCGGATGGGAGATCCCAGAGCTCAAG GCCGGAACCCTCTCGTCGCTCATCAACCTCTCGGACAGCCTGCCCAAGACGGACCAGCAgttcaccaccaccgtctccaagctcctcgagacCCTTCGCTCCCTCGTTAGTGAGGACGCCACCCGCGTCGcccagcacgcgcgcgtcaacGACCGCCCCGCCGAGGAGTACGTCCTCCCCGAccccaacggcaacggctcGTGGCAGTGGGACAAGCGCCGCTGGGGAGATGGCGGCAAGGTTGCGGATGTGATCGAGGCTCTTGTTCAG GAAATGGGTACCGTCGAGACCTCGCAGAAGCAGAAGTCGCAGCAGTATcagctcgccaagggcgCCCTCACCAACCTCCAGAGGAAACAGCA GGGAAACCTCTCTACGCGCTCGCTTCTCGACGTTGTCAAGAAGGAGCACCTCGTGGAGAACTCGGAGTACCTCGAGACTCTGCTTGTCGCTGTGCCCAA GAACAACATCAAGAGCTGGTACGAGAAGTACGAGCGTCTTACCCCTATGGTCGTCCCCAGGAGCTCTCA GGAGGttgccaaggacggcgagttCATCCTTGTCACCGTGACTCTGTTCAGGAAGGTTCGCGACGACTTTATCAACAAGGCTCGAGAGAACAA GTTTATTGTCCGCGACTTCAAGTGGGATGACCAGGGCCTCGAGAACCAGAACAAGGAGCTGGCccagctcgagaaggaggagaaggagctcTGG ACGGAGCTGCTCCGCCTCTCGCGGATAAACTTCTCCGAGGCATACCAGCTGCTCGCCCACCTCAAGACTGTCAGGTTGTTTGTTGAGAGCGTGCTGCGCTACGGTCTGCCAGCAGACTACTCTGGCTTTGTTGTGAAG CCCGAGCCCAAGACGGCCGTCAAGACGCTCAAGCTCCTGTCTGCCCACTACAACTACCTCGGCTCTGCCAAGTCGAGGGAGGCCAAGAACGTCAGCAATGACGACAATgtgggcgagtgggcgggcGTCATGGAGCAGGAGTACTATGACTTTGTGCTCTTTGAGTTGCCAAAGATTCAATTCTAG
- the oma1 gene encoding Mitochondrial metalloendopeptidase OMA1 yields MRLNLVRTAIPIARNGLLKQAVRVPAIRRASVASPSAILAHTKPFHSSGPKQRRYERWEEDPWSGQPNERPDVMSFLRRRLGGDRAVWLWGIGIGACVIYYCAHLERVPITGRLRFIDVSSETEREVGQESFAQTLQEFQGKILPPGSPVVRRVRDICERIVASNGLGHVKAGGSALGAVEGVLGAWGATGTSGADDDNYAEGDSEGRFKGSNLGPDTEWDVYVVQAPDVKNAFVLPRPDGKIFVFTGILPVSANDNGLATVLGHEISHVVARHGAERMSSMKVLFAISFLLEALGLDVGITRALVTFMLMLPNSRKNEAEADEIGLQLMAQACFDPSEAPKLWERMSAGEGVAGKFDFMSTHPASQKRIRNLEKEQPQALEIRAKHCGYTEQQYGSFTNLLGKNGPGAQQGSQDGVPTWG; encoded by the exons ATGCGACTCAACCTCGTACGCACAGCCATCCCCATCGCCCGCAACGGCCTCCTGAAGCAGGCCGTGCGGGTGCCCGCTATCAGGCGGGCCTCGgtggcctcgccgtcggccatcCTCGCGCACACCAAGCCTTTCCACTCGTCGGGGCCAAAACAGCGCCGGTATGAGCGCTGGGAGGAGGACCCCTGGAGCGGCCAGCCGAATGAGCGCCCGGACGTGATGAGCTTCCTCCGCCgcaggctcggcggcgaccgtgCCGTCTGGCTCTGGGGTATCGGTATCGGCGCCTGTGTGATCTACTACTGCGCGCA TCTCGAGCGTGTGCCCATCACTGGCCGCCTGCGGTTCATCGACGTCTCCTCCGAAACAGAGCGAGAG GTCGGCCAGGAGTCGTTTGCGCAGACGCTGCAAGAGTTCCAGGGCAAGATCCTCCCGCCCGGCAGCCCGGTGGTCCGCCGCGTGCGGGATATCTGCGAGCGTATCGTCGCGTccaacggcctcggccacgtcaaggccggcggcagcgctctcggcgccgttgaGGGCGTCCTTGGTGCCTGGGGTGCTACCggcaccagcggcgccgacgacgacaactaCGCCGAAGGCGACTCGGAGGGCAGGTTCAAGGGGTCCAACCTGGGTCCCGATACCGAGTGGGAT GTCTATGTCGTCCAAGCCCCTGACGTCAAGAACGCCTTCGTGCTCCCCA GGCCAGACGGCAAGATCTTTGTCTTTACTGGTATCCTTCCGGTTTCGGCCAACGACAATGGCCTCGCGACTGTCCTTGGTCACGAGATTTCGCATGTTG TCGCACGCCATGGCGCCGAGCGAATGAGCTCGATGAAGGTGCTGTTCGCCATCAGCTTCCTCCTTGAGGCACTTGGTCTCGATGTCGGAATTACTCGTGCCCTCGTGACCTTCATGCTCAT GCTGCCCAACTCGCGCAAaaacgaggccgaggccgacgagattGGCCTCCAGCTCATGGCTCAGGCGTGCTTTGACCCAAGTGAGGCACCAAAGCTGTGGGAGCGCATGTCTGCGGGCGAGGGTGTCGCGGGCAAGTTTGATTTCATGTCAACACATCCCGCCAGCCAAAAGCGTATTCGG AACCTGGAGAAGGAACAACCCCAGGCTCTGGAGATCCGTGCGAAGCACTGTGGCTACACGGAACAGCAGTACGGATCGTTCACCAACCTCCTTGGCAAGAATGGGCCTGGCGCGCAGCAGGGCTCTCAGGACGGCGTCCCAACATGGGGCTAA
- the ARB_03491_1 gene encoding putative phosphoglycerate mutase: MTATNLPQQKQQADTLSAKAAALLSAAASEAKHHPHPDVPAVAATESGGPLTSPGLLDPVHKYAYAVVPGFFLQSGPEPKHVAFEELLDKSFGLVDQSPDRWHNLRRDVAALQASAEPNVSYKVMFLGRHGQGWHNFAASKYGVDAWETHYTYLLGDGELAWGPDPELTPLGHEQTLAVQAAWRRELEHGAPINPDEIMWFVSPLTRTCQTMLNSWGDLLKGTPETWEDFREIYGSHTCDRRSSKTYISKRFPMVKIEEGFTEEDELWRPDDRETNAHMQHRMRRAMDRIFDGAAKETYISITAHGAILSNLLAVLGHQAYPLTTGEMIPVVVKATKL, from the exons ATGACAGCGACAAATCTCCCCCAGCAAAAGCAGCAGGCCGACACGCTgagcgccaaggccgccgcgctcctctcTGCCGCAGCCAGCGAGGCAAAGCACCACCCGCACCCCGACGTGCCGGCGGTCGCAGCGACCGAGAGCGGCGGCCCGCTCACGTCGCCCGGGCTGCTGGACCCCGTCCACAAGTACGCGTACGCTGTCGTGCCGGGCTTCTTCCTCCAGTCGGGCCCCGAGCCCAAGCACGTCGCGTTCGAGGAGCTC CTCGACAAGTCGTTTGGACTTGTCGACCAGAGCCCCGACAGGTGGCACAACCTCCGTCGCGATGTCGCCGCCCTCCAGGCCAGCGCAGAGCCCAACGTGTCCTACAAGGTCATGttcctcggccgccacggGCAGGGCTGGCACAACTTTGCCGCGAGCAAATACGGAGTCGAC GCGTGGGAGACCCACTACACctacctcctcggcgacggcgagctggcgtgGGGCCCAGACCCAGAACTCACGCCGCTGGGCCACGAGCAGACGCTTGCCGTAcaggcggcgtggcgccgcgagctcgagcacggcgcgcccATCAACCCCGACGAGATCATGTGGTTCGTCTCACCCCTTACGCGGACGTGCCAGACCATGCTCAACAGCTGGGGCGACCTGTTGAAGGGGACACCCGAGACGTGGGAA GACTTCCGTGAGATCTACGGCTCGCACACGTGTGACCGCCGGAGCTccaag ACGTACATCTCCAAACGCTTCCCCATGGTCAAGATCGAGGAGGGcttcaccgaggaggacgagctctGGCGCCCAGACGACCGGGAGACCAACGCCCACATGCAGCACCGCATGCGCCGGGCAATGGACCGCATCTTTGACGGCGCGGCCAAGGAGACCT ACATTAGCATCACGGCGCACGGCGCCATCCTGAGCAatctcctcgccgtgctAGGCCACCAGGCATACCCGCTTACGACTGGCGAGATGATCCCAGTTGTGGTCAAGGCCACCAAGCTATAG
- the YPR011C_1 gene encoding putative mitochondrial carrier, translating into MRYNISPSTTPPPPPSPPDIAASSSYAVGAATHPHPPPSFVHDQQQQQTIEQQQPIAAALPPPGTSPTPAAAVPTHVLTLPPPPAPIPQSLQEVDAVPQGHIVDEDELEVRFDKDPPHTPLEKFRAKMAENQAVINTFVAGGLAGATSRTVVSPLERLKIILQVQGKSSGASNQAYGALWPSLVRMWKSEGFAGFMKGNGINVVRILPYSAIQFTSYGAFKNLALQWSGQEVLSTPWRLASGAAAGIMAVSFTYPLDLVRARLSIATANMAHSGSAAAFTAEDAQLGIVGMTKKVYRQEGGIRGLYRGCWATAVGVAPYVSLNFYGYETLKGIILPPGLDCGDLEFAARKLSCGGLAGAFSLMFTHPFDVLRRKMQVAGLSTLGEPNVGAIETLKLMIQRDGFWRGLYRGLVPNLVKIVPSMAVSFYTFDTVSDLLAKWTHIQDEDEWA; encoded by the exons ATGCGGTATAACATCTCACCATCAACaacccctcccccgcccccctccccaccagACATTGCAGCGTCGTCCTCATATGCCGTCGGGGCGGCCACCCATCCACATCCACCACCGTCCTTCGTTCacgaccagcagcagcagcagacaatagagcagcagcagcccatcgccgccgcgctgccgccgccaggcacctcgcccacccccgccgctgctgtcccCACCCACGTCCtcaccctccccccgccaCCGGCACCCATCCCCCAGTCGCTGCAagaggtcgacgccgtccccCAAGGCcacattgtcgacgaggacgagctcgaggtcagATTCGACAAGGACCCACCACATACGCCGCTCGAAAAGTTCAGAGCAAAGATGGCAGAGAACCAGGCCGTCATCAACACCTTCGTCGCGG GTGGCCTTGCTGGCGCGACAAGTAGGACGGTCGTGTCGCCTCTGGAGCGTCTGAAAATCATTCT CCAGGTGCAGGGCAAGAGCAGCGGAGCAAGTAACCAGGCATACGGTGCACTATGGCCGTCGCTCGTGCGCATGTGGAAGAGCGAGGGCTTCGCGGGCTTCATGAAGGGCAATGGCATCAACGTCGTCCGA ATCCTCCCATACTCGGCTATCCAGTTCACGTCGTACGGCGCGTTCAAGAACCTCGCGCTGCAGTGGTCGGGCCAGGAGGTGCTGAGCACGCCGTGGAGGCTGGCGTCTGGCGCAGCGGCAGGCATCATGGCAGTTT CATTCACATATCCGCTTGATCTCGTCCGCGCGCGTCTGTCGATCGCCACGGCCAACATGGCCcactcgggctcggcggcggccttcaccgccgaggacgcccagctcggcatTGTCGGCATGACCAAGAAGGTCTACCGCCAGGAGGGTGGCATCCGCGGTCTCTA CCGAGGATGCTgggccaccgccgtcggtgTCGCACCCTACGTCTCGCTGAACTTCTACGGCTACGAGACGCTCAAGGGCATCATCCTGCCCCCAGGCCTCGACTGCGGCGACCTTGAGTTTGCGGCCCGCAAGCTGTCATGTGGTGGTCTGGCCGGCGCCTTCAGCCTCATGTTCACACATCCATTCGATGTCCTGAGGCGAAAGATGCAGGTCGCGGGCCTGTCGACACTGGGCGAGCCCAACGTCGGCGCCATCGAGACGCTCAAGCTCATGATCCAGCGCGATGGATTCTGGAGGGGCTTATA ccgcggcctcgtccccAACCTGGTCAAGATTGTGCCCTCGATGGCCGTGTCATTCTACACGTTTGACACGGTGAGCGACTTGCTGGCAAAGTGGACGCATATCCAAGATGAGGACGAGTGGGCATGA